Below is a genomic region from Pseudochaenichthys georgianus chromosome 13, fPseGeo1.2, whole genome shotgun sequence.
TAGAAAActgaaaaaggaaaataaaaggcAGGTTGTGTCATTTCCCAAAGTAGAATatgactttgttttgttcataggcACATGTCATGCAAACACAGCAGAGTTTTTCCAGTCGGAGTAGACCAGGAAGCCATTGAAGGTGCTGTCTGTCTTTGTGCTGGAGTAAAACCCATTGTACTCCGAGAGAGCCATCTGGACCCACACCTGGTCCCCAGGGACGAGGTGGAGCAGGGAGCCGCCCGACAGAGACGCTGGTTTAGGCCAGTTGCCGTAGTACTGAAAGTAAGATGCCACAATGTGTGCGTTCTTCATCAGGTCAAACTGCAGGCTGGCTCGGTACACTGTAGCGTGGACTGCAAAGTAGTACACTCCTGGTACTTTGCAGGTGAAGCGTCCCGTCTCCGTGTTGTAGTCGCTCTGTTCATTGATCACAACCTGGTCAAAACGGACCACGTCACCCACAGTGAGGGGTAGAGCGTGGCCCTCGGAGAGTTTGACACTGAAGGCAGATTTTGGGGCCACTGCACACTCTCCTGCCTGACCCCTCTCCCCCTTTTCTCCATTATCACCTCTGTCCCCCGTCAGGCCTCGCACTCCTGTCTCACCTGGAGGAGCACAGACATCAGAATTAACTTCAGATATGCCTCACATaacagaggtgggaccaagtcacaATTATTATATAAAGTGGCGTGTCTTACTCGTCAAGTGTAGTAATACAATGCTGCATTGATTTGGAGTCATTGGGTTGAATGACATTGAAGCCATTGATACGACATGAGACCTTTTAAAACAGAAACTGCTAAATCTTTATAACAATATTCAGGTCAAAAGGAAAAAGCAATAAAAATCCTATTAAAATTGGTGCATATTTCTTGCCCAGTGTAGTAGTAATACGGACTGGGAGTCAATGGTTCACCTGAAAGGGAAGCTGTTGAAAAGAATTTGGACTATTCATCAAAAAATGTAGAACCTTCATTAAACTATTCATAATAAATAGAAAAAGCACTAATATCCAATATGAAGAGGTAGGTCCTTCTTGTTACAAGGCTGCATTGACTTGCAGTCATTGGGTCACATGACATGACATGAACTGTATGTGCCACAAAAGATAGGTGTTATAACTTGTTGGTATGGAATAGTTTTATTTTAACAATTCAAAATGAAGGGACATGAATTAAATTGTGGTACCCTTATTTTAATCTTCAGACTTGGGGGAAGTGATCATGTACTTTCAAGTCGTAAGCCTCATTAGTGTAGTCATCCAAGTCGAGTTATAAGTCTTTACATTAGTGACTTCAGTCGGACTGGAGTCCACACCTCTGTCACATACTCgaacatgaatacattaaataaagcaCCTGGGTCTCCTGTTTCCCCTATCTGTCCCTTCTCCCCTGCAGCAGCGTCCCTCCCGTCCCTCCCGTCTCTTCCTGGTTGACCCGGACCACCGTGAGCTCCAGCAGAGCCGGGGATACCGGGGTGACCAGTGCACAGACTGGGGGGGATCTTGTTGTCTTCTAACTGGTCTGAGAGATGAActtggaggagaaggagggagTGCAACAGAGGCAACAGCCGGAGCGAAGACATTGCAGCGTCAGGGCTGAGGGACAAAAGAGAAAAAGGGTTTGGACAGGGTTAAGATAAAGGAAATATGAAGGTTTACAAACGAGTCTGTGGAAGAGAAACACCAACGTTTAGACTGTACGACATACAATGGGAGAATAGTGATGTGTTTAAGCTAAAGAGCACCACAAATGCCACTATAAACATCACTGCAAATCAACTTCATCAGATCACAGAGTCTGGGAAAGCACATATAAATATTGAAATTGCAGTGTATTTAATCACACAGTGTAACATCATCATTTATCTTTAGTTTACCTCTTTTTGTCAATCACTCTGTGGCACAGGATTACAAAAGCTATACTTGAGATGCAGTTAAGTAAATGGATCAAATGAATGTAAATTATtataatacaaatgtttgtttttttatatgaaATGCCTTGGGCAGAACGAGGTCAAAGTAAAACTGAAATTACCTTATTATATTACTGAGCCGGCATTACTCATTATATGTCAGTACTGCCAAAATTCATAGGAAACCAGTAATTTAAAACAGATGACTTGTGAAAGTGTCCAACTCCACCCAGGTATCTTAACTAAATCTATCAGCtttaaaaatattaaaacagGCTTATAATTGGAGAGCTTTTCTAGGATTTGACTGTAGACACACTGACATGGAGCTTGTGTTTATTATCACAGGTGTAGTTATGTTTCCCCCAGCTTTCTCTGATAAAAGGTTGAGAGTTATGATAGTGAAAACAGCATGCTCTGTTTCAGGGAAGCCTTTGGCGGGATGTAATGGGGAGAAAAATTAAATGGAATTGACCAGAAATGAAATAAAATTAAACCAAACATAGATTTTTCCATCATCCATGAGCCCAAATGCATTTTACTATATATAATGTTATATTATACATTGGTGTAATTGCAGAGTACACAATTAGAGTTAATAAAGTTTAATGCGAAATATTCGTTTTTCAAATAAGGAGGCTAATATAACACTAATTATTGGCGCCATATCTTTTTatatctttaaaaacaaaataaggcACTCTTGGTTTCTATGCCGATTTCACTAGTAAAAATGCGATGTGTTGCTGAATACCAGACAGACTTCTCAGAAACACTTACTCATAAAAGTTAAAATAAGTAACCACAAATGTTCTCTTTCCATCTGCTtctgtttcctgtttgtgtATCATCAATTCCCAGATTTACCGGACAGTAAAACAGACATGAACTGTCGTGCTACCTAGCCTGTATAATCAGTATCTGGTTTCACACCCCCCTACATTGTTTTCCTGCATGGATTGTGTTTATCTCTCCTTCCCTGTGGCCTTGTCCGGCCGTCTGTCTGGCAGCATGGCGGCGGCACAGGACCATAAAGAGAACTGATGAGCTGAGCAGGAGCTCTGCTACCAGCTCTCTAGTGGACTCATGTTTATGAGTAAAACCCCGCTGTTTACGGTGTGAGACAATCATGAGAACAGTAATAGTGCTTTGTCATCTATCTGGAGGTCCACTTATTGTTATTGAGAGGCTACGACCACAACAGCTGTAAAATaacagagagacacaggagGAGGTCAACAAGAAACAGAAAGAAacagaaagagagaaaaaagcatGTCAGTGTTCCTGGCAGAAGAGAAGAGCAGACAGAGGACAGATACTGGAGAGTCTGAACAGCTGTCTGAACGACTGCTTTAGGCGTGAATTTATGAAGAAAACCAACAAGAGATGAATGTATGTTTACTTATAGGTGGAAAACAGACATATGAACTGTACAACACACTTCTTTAGACTTTGTACCACTTGGAAGTTGGTTGTTTTCTGAAGTACTGTATAGTACCATTTTTAGGCCACTAATTTACTTTTTAAACAATacatttcagagagaatcattgtactttttactccactcatTTAACTGACAGCTTTAATTGCCTGATTAATTCATATAGTAAGATTATTAGATTATAATAAGGGCTCATGAATGTGATAGATTGatttaagaaaaaaataatCCAACAATATATGCTAGTCCACATTGTCCAGCTACAACATCTAAATAGTACTTAACCTTGAATACATCAGTAAcacttttttaacttaaagtatGATTTTGTATGCAAACGTTTTATTGCGGTTGTGCTACATGTACAAAAGGATCTGAATACTCCATTGCCTTAATGTTTTAAACATTACACAGCAGTCAGTCTACGTTACACTATGATGCACTTTCTGGTAATTTAGTTCTTACTGGTTGCTCTGAAGGAAGGCACAAAGATGGCAGTACTGCTGTTACCAACACTAAAACCTTCAGGCATATCTCAGCTCTGCACATGTGTAGATCAGCTGTGTGCCGAGAAATGCCAACATAATAAAACCTCAGGCAAATATCAAAATGACTTACCAGATGATGCAGTATGAAGTCTTAGGGGAGCCGCTGCTGAAGTGAGAGAGTCCAGGAGAGAAGTGAAAGTCGTCCCTCCCTCCTTGTGTCTGCCTGGGAAAAACTGGAAGGAATGGTAATAAAATCCAATTAGAAACTGGGGTGGGTGGGAAAGGAGGAATTGAGGGTGGAGGAGAGAAAACAGGGTGGAAACAGAGGAAAATATGTGAAGGTGATCCAGCACAAATAGAAGAGAAACATTTCAAACAAAAGTGTTACAAAATCGATATGAGAAGGGGATAAGGAGGGATGTTTAGGACATTGCATACCGTTGTTTGGAAAACTCTCCAAGACGTAACCACAGAAAGTTCAGAGGGCTGTGGACAGAAAAGGGAAATATCCCAATACCAAACACAGCTGAGAATGTGCTTGCTTTATAACACAAAAACTTGTTTTGAAGACGGACTGAAAAGTAAGATCCAGAGAGATAAATACAGATATATAATGACATAAAAGCAAACAGACACAATCACGTTTTCTTCCCTGTGATTTTCTTAATCTGCCTGCAGGATGAGACAATTTGCTTCTTCAAGATAACATCTTCCTTCACTATCAGTCTTGCACTCAGGCAAGTCTTTCTGACAGTAATCCTCTTCTCCCTGAAATCCTTCAGTGGCCGTGTTAAATTGATAAAGCGAGAGCTCTTAATATCTTTTTGGCAAGGAAGCCAAACTTGAGCTCTTTAATTCAGCAGCTCCTTTAAATTCAGGCCAATGAAAACGTGTTTTGACTGTAATCGCACAGCAGTGACCCACAGCACACCAGAACTGTGCCAAACCTGTCCTATTTCTGAGGAAGAACAGAAAACAGACAATAAGCAGGATGAAAGCTTGCAGCAGTGTGTATTAATTTACACGGGGCAGACCTTATATATACAGTCCATGGGgcagacattacattacaatattttaCAGGTTTATGTTTGATTCTCTTACTTTAGAATACAATTGACTTATTGCaggtttgttttaacattacaTCCAACAATCACTTTTTAGAGGGCAACCTTGGTCAGCTAACGCTATGGTCCggacaaaaatataaaaaactattttatGGATTAAATACAGACATTCTTGTTGTTTTAAGGATCAATTAAAAATACTTACGTATATTTAATTGGTCCCATAACTTTTCATTTACCGCCATCATGTAAAAAAAGGATTTATATAAGCAGCAGTTGTTGCTTGGTGTTTTGCGCCAATTAGCAAATGTTAGCACGCTAACACACCAAATAAAGATAAACATGCATGGCGAACATTATATCTGGCTAactttagcatgttagcattgtcactgtgagtgtattggtattttgacgttagcatttagctcaaataTAGCCTAACAGAGcaacaacacttttgttttaatCATTACGTTTACACCTATAACTTTGTGCTAATTTGGCAAAAGATGACTCTCACGTGAATATAATGAGCTTTATTTAACGGTTGTCTGGAAAAACATGACATAACATAAGTTTGTGAAAACACACATCTCTGGCTACATTAAATTAATTATCAGTCTTCTTATTATTCTGGTAGGTATATTGGACTGAAACACCATGTGCTATTCGAAAAGCTTGGTGAAGGAACAAGGTAGTTTTCACGTCTCTACCCAAGTGTGGGCAGTAGGCTAAGATGTTTTATGGATTTACATGAGGCTTGTAAATCActgaaaaaaacgtaaaaagtaaaaaacgttcttttctcAGGGGAGCAAATTGCTCCGAGCAATGTTAACGCTAGAGGGCTGGATTTCCGAGCTGTGGTGATAGTTCAGAAACTACACAGTAAATCATTGAATTTACATAAATTCATCTTTAAATGTTATTCACTCTATTGAGGCAATTTCGAAAGATATAATATTGTGAATAACATCTCACACCCTGTTTGTGTCATATGTTTCCCATGAGAGCAAAGAGTGAAACTGCCCTGGCTGAACACATGGGTCTGCTTAGTGTTTTAACGTTAAAACGCTGGTTTTATGGGAAGGAGGAATATAGGGGGGGGGTCAGAAGCTCTGACTTTCCTTTGAATTTGACTCACCAGGCTGTTGTGAGGAGGGGTTTTCAGCGAGCTCCTGTGGAGGCAGTGAGCTGAAACTGAGCCATGCAGCGgagttaaaacatgtttttaattaCAAGACTCAGCACATTCTGGGACAGCTGCATTAATTTCCTGTAAGAATCCATAAACTGCTGCCCTGAGGATTTACTGTTAACACAGAGCACTTGGCAACTTGCAATATAAAATGATTTATCATGGGTGGTGTTGATGAAGTTTTAGTAAACGTATGGTTGGGTTaactcagtggttctcaaaaaatgtctgtcaggcccccccatcacaaatagtcacgtaatgggccaagttaacatttattaaaatacatcaatgTGAACGTGAGCATTCCTTTCTCACTTTGCTAGAAcagtgataataaaacaatgctccataagtctgtgtggtcaaaaaaacaaatacatgatacAATTGTGCAATCCCTTTGCTAGAACAATAAGTTATAATACGTTGCCACCTgtgcaaaaaaatgaaaagaaaaaagtgTGTCTTATCACAGCATTAGTGGCTGCAATGTGCCTGCGTTGCACTGCACATTTCTTCAAAACGGGGttgcaggctcagtggcggtgccagatatttcttttgggggtgctgtgggggggtgctgtggggtagcttgacgtttcatagagggtgctcaaacatttagggtttcccattaatgtaccggtcgctacagtggcattttctactgcaacaatccccacgcaaatacacagtgtgacagtttcaatgaaggctcgataatcagctcacggcatataggtgtaaacAGGGGTAAAGTGGTATttgtataggtggtgtgtgtacctaacatcctctaggggggtccgggggcatgctcccaggggaagatttgttttttaaaacattgaagttaaaagcatcaatctggtgcactttgagagcaacatgaagagatctatggatacatctctcaagacccatttgaaacagaactgtaaacagattttctttttcgttatggatattttacaaatcatccTTTTAAAGTTTTTGTCATCATATCATCATAtaatatttcatacctgtttttcttatttattctcttatttttttataactataatgatcgtataaacgtgtgcctcggaaataattgtttacataaatcgtgaccaaaccgtttgagacccactgagataacgtctgactatctaaacactcagagagtcctgaTCTCCGGTTCTCTCTCTCAAATGAAGTTTTCTAGTTTCTCAGTCTTTTGAGACATTTTGGTGAAAGACACGTCAAAAAGCAGACTGATGTTTCCAGCATCCAGAGAGCAGAGATTAGATCGAATCCTAGCACCTAAACAATTCAATTGAATATATATTTCTGTTAGATATAAATTAGCTAGACAGTGCTGGAATTTTTCAAGACAATATACGTTTTTTATCATTCATTAAACGAAGCAAGAGACAAAGAAGAGTAAAGGAGACATGTTTATTATTTAAACTATCACTTAAATAAAAAAGTGCATAGAAAATAAACATGATTAGAAACTTTTCTTTTTACACGTATTTACAACTTTGTTTCCTAATTATACATTCAACCAAGTAGTTTGTGGTCTGTTTTACTGTGGTAGTCATCCTTCATTTTGTTGATGTGTATTGAAAGAACACTTTTTAAACAGGAGAAAATATGATGTTGAAATCATGAATACCGTTATTATGGAGAGCAGGAGGAATAAGACAAAGGTATATTCAAGGCATAAGAAACAAGCTTGTTCATGACCCATGATCCCTCTTTTGCACGTCCTACAGCCGCTCGCTCTGTGACACCACATCCCATAGGCTGATAACTTCTATACACAAGAAACAATTAGAAAATTACAAATACGTACTCATCCGACCTCTCCCAAACTTTAACTTGTAAAAAAACAATTCAGGGTGGATgttgcacaaaataaataaattaaaagttttcaacatcagcattatgactttctataaaaataaaaaacagtaCATGATAAGTACAACCAAAGCTTCGGAGGAGAGAGGTGGGAGACATGAGAGGTTTTCCAAAATGGTAAAACTGCATTTTGGTAAGATCTTTAAAACTTCTGGTGAGTCTCCACTGAACCAAACTCTTAATTTATACCACATCAAGTAAGCCTTCTAAAAAAAAGTCCCTGTTAAAACgtacaaagaaaaaaaacattcacTACATCAACCAGAGGGGATAAAAACAAAATGGCTGACCTCAAGAAGTTTACAACCACATTAATACAGTTACATTTCTCATCACATAAAAACCGATCCTTTCCAGAAACAAAAGTGAAAAGAAAAACTGCAGTGCTCCTTGTGATGGAGGAACGTTCGCAGGCACAGCAAAATTGGTACTGGATATCAAGATACGAAAGAATGATGCACGTTAAGTTTCATCTGATAGTACTGTAACACAAAACCATTATAGAGTACATTGAAACATTGCTATTAACCATTATAAATCTGCTGTTTTTCTACTGTAACTAAGTGTGTCTGTCCATTCCATATATTGTATAgatactaaagtacaagaaatTACTATGCATGTTTCCGTATAATATTGTTATGTATTTATACTATAATTACAGATAATGACAAAGAGCCACTGGTGTGGCGTGGTAAACTGAAATCCAGAGAAACAACAAACACCATTTCcttattgtatatatgctgtTAAACAGTGGAGTGAATGACTTATTGTTCACCGAAGTGGATCTCGAGGAGTGAGAGCCGTACAGAGCCCTTGGCATCAGTTAACGTGTTTTAATCACCGATGCTGGCGATAAGTATTGAGCTAACCCAGTGAGAACATGTTGTCCCACAGACAGAAACGCCACTGCTGTTCAcactttattattattcccagtGCTGAAATTAAACCGCTGCTGCCGCCCAGTTTGAGCATCTACATATCGTCCATATGTACCAAGGTTGTTGACGCAAGAACTGAAAACAAATGTAGCTGACAAAGTATCACAAGTCTGGTGTTGTGGAGAAGGAATATACATTCATAGTTGACCTTAGCAGCTGATCCCAGCGAGCCCGATGAAGGTGCAGCTGTACAACCACCGGCCCGTCAGTCACCTCAAGACCTGATCTGGGGCCCTAAATGGAAAAGGCTAGCCGAGGGTTTGTACACGCTGCACCTTCAGGAAGGAAGGGCTGCCGGAGTGGTCCCTGCCTTCACTTAGTTGCAGAAAAAGAGTCAAGTGCACTTTGCCTCAAACGCTTATCATCAAGAGTAATTCAAAATGACCAAACTCAGTTTTATACCACGGCCTGATGCACAAACTCTAAGTATTTTCAGTGACTATCTGTGCTTGTGGTTTTCAGTATTGGAGTTGCATTGTCTGGAGAGAGGGTTGTCCTATGTGTGTTCAGTGCCCGTGTCACAGCTAAAGTGCAAACCGTGTGGATCATACTTTTGTTTTAGGAAGAAGTGTGGGAGGAACTGCTAACGGCCTTTAGGTGATGACAAAGTCAGCGTGAATGACGGACAACAATAAATTAGTTAAGAAGGGACAAAAACAAAGACTTAAGTCGCATAGTGGAACCTGTCAGTCTAAACAGTCTGATCAAATATTCGGTCCGGGACAAGGCATGCTCATTTTCAACTAAGGCAAACcacagggagagagaggatAAGAAGTGATTTCTTGATGGAAGTGGTTTCTTTAATAAACAGATTGGCTCGACAGGGTTTTAGTGAATGCTGTTGGTAGCATTAAAATAAAGGCACCTCTTTATGATATGTCTGCAGAGGGATAAAACAGTTTGATGGGACTTACGTTTTAAACGTGACAAGAGAAACATTTTGTTAGGACTGCCTTGGAGCGGCCGGTAAGTGGACTTGATTCTCGGTGTGGTGTGATGTGGTGACAATAAGGCTGGAGAGAGGAGATATCTGCTATGGATCAACAATCTTTGCTCTCAAGTGCATAATAATAGTTCACGACTGCCATACTGCTAGAACTGGGACAAGGAAAATAACCGTCAGCTCTGAACAAACTGCCCGCGATAGATAAGAGATCTACTGGTGGACTGAACTCAACGGGACCAAGCCACAGACCAGTGTCAGTCTTTGGAATCAAAGAAAACATTCAGGctacaaagaaaacaaagacaaaatgaAATGACAACAAAAACAACTTCGAAAAGGCAGCGGAATACAAAACATAGAGACCGAGCATTAGTGTCTGTAAACCTCTATTTCCTACAAAAATGGCCACAAAATAAATACGATtcttaaaaaatataaataccaTCATTTAGTGCTATTCACTAGTGAGTGCTTTTTAAGTCTTTTTTTGTAGAAAAATATAcattatttacatttgttttttcaaaGCAAGCTTGATATTTTCATGtccataataaaaaagacaagaTAAACAGACAAGAGTTTAAAAGAcgtaatacaaattaaaaaaaacattttccatAGTAATGGTTATCACAACAGGCCAAGAAGAAATCCAGCTGTGTGAAAATTCAATTCAAGGGCGTGATGTTTGGTTCTCTCTGCTGCTGTAATTTGGAACGAGACTCAAAAGTCAGAGCTTatataataattaccaaaagCACGTTTGATAATAACAACAGCATGGATCTGTGTGTTTCTGTAAGATCTGCTCCAAAAGATTTTAAATACGTCTACTAAAGCACATCAGTAGGGTTCTCCAGTCCCTTGGCTGTCAGTCCACCAGAATCTCTAGCTGCCTCGCTCTGTCATGCCAGAGGCTTAATCCCACCGATAACATGTCGACATAGCTGTCAGACCAAAGTCAATTTAAGTACAACGGATGCTATCGACCTCAGATATCATCCCATACAGGAACGGCCAAAAATAacggttttctttttttaaacaaatctaCATTTCTACCCGCTTgtctcttttttctctcttcctTTCTGTGGCCACAGCTCCCCCTGCTGTTTCGACCGGTACAGCTCCTGTCAGGCTGCTCACTGAAAAGCAGCTCCTATTTACAGTGTTAATGTACACACCTAGGGGAAGGTTCCTGTAAATCACAACAGCTCTGAAGGCATTAGCACATATTCAGACAGGGAGATGTACATCAATAACATTCGACActgcaatataaataaaaaaaagattttaacaATTTTTCTTTCTAGTAAAATATCTCTTCCCAGTCCCTTCAACAAATTGCACTTTGGTGTAAAACGGAACCGAGTTCTTTGAATTTTTTCACATCTCAGCATTAGTGGACCGTaaaatattttttataaaattaAGGAGGATGGGCCAATGTAAAAAATATGAAGGGGTAACTTTATCATCCAAATGTAAATTAAAGTTAATATTGCAATGCTATGAAGGCCAAACTGTTTCAGGACTCACCTCTGAAGGTGATCTCCCCATGCCAACTGTTAATGAGACAAAAGGAGGCACAATATGTTGGAATCTCTACAAGTGGCCCCTCCTCCAAAATGGCCCTTCCTATTTGTACAGTACGACCCGCGGCCGCTGCCAGTGTTTCCTGCTAACACGTGCAGCAGAAACACTCAAAGCTCGCGCCCTGATGGCAGCGGTCCTACGCAGGCCGGACACAGGAAGTCCACCTGAACAATCAGAACATGGCAGCACTGCTCCACAGATTTGCAGTCCTCTTTCAGTCGTTTAGAGTTCAGTTGAGGAACTTGCGACACTTCTTGGCGCCGCAgttgcagggtagcttgttgCTGGCATCCTCGATGGGGAACTTGTAGTCGTAGGTGAGCTCTTCTCCACAGTAGATGCGTCGAGAGGCGAAGATGACGATGTGCTTCTGGCCGTCCACAGTGATGACCCGGGAGTAGCAGTTGGGCTCACAGGAATGGTTGATGAAGCGGGCGGCGTTGCCATGCACAGTGGCATCCACCACCTCATAGTCATCGATGCGGAACATGTAACAGCCAATCCCCTTGGAGGGAAAAAAAAACAGAGGTTTAAGGTTTTATGAATGATATGTCATACACCTATAAGTCAGGTTAAAACATTGAACGAATACATCTTTAACTCAAAGATCCTAAGACCTCACCTTTCCATCGTAATATTTCTCCCGTTTGTCAGTGAGCACAGACCGGATGACATTTCCAGAATATTCAATGATCATCTCCGCAGCATCAATGGGTTTCTTGCAGAAAAGACCTCGGCCATGAATGGGAGACCTGTAGAGGGATACAGTTAATTACAGTAATGGTTTAAGACTGCATTTTGTCATGTCACATTGTATATTATCTTCATATTTTACAGCTTTTTATCAGCTTAAAAGATTTATAAATGATTACCTGTAAACTCCAACCGT
It encodes:
- the c1qtnf5 gene encoding complement C1q tumor necrosis factor-related protein 5; translation: MSSLRLLPLLHSLLLLQVHLSDQLEDNKIPPSLCTGHPGIPGSAGAHGGPGQPGRDGRDGRDAAAGEKGQIGETGDPGETGVRGLTGDRGDNGEKGERGQAGECAVAPKSAFSVKLSEGHALPLTVGDVVRFDQVVINEQSDYNTETGRFTCKVPGVYYFAVHATVYRASLQFDLMKNAHIVASYFQYYGNWPKPASLSGGSLLHLVPGDQVWVQMALSEYNGFYSSTKTDSTFNGFLVYSDWKNSAVFA